A genome region from Maridesulfovibrio salexigens DSM 2638 includes the following:
- a CDS encoding FUSC family protein, which produces MFADALATLKKEFRWDSVPFRHALKAAAAITFAIVAARFLELRHAVWLPISVIVIMRPSVGGTLRIGWKRLWGTVIGAAIGVGILFLEPGTPVLAGLIVLSFFLMILVRVFSYTVFSCSLTVGVILLLGVLFTDGWQFGLERILDTVLGVVIGIAASFGVWPNMARKNLRAKMANLVELQSTHFKILSESYLHGGITEARIVETRIEASNMLDTCAESFREAAAEPGLQGWQRSELTRLIRTFTRMHSLLMTMSTIIRRGYGGPLPSIADGMSEVLGATTKYYEWLECYSLNPEDCPEEPDFDKAIDNFMGAVGDARVRGDFEDVPLERRNNISAFIWNIRALGGEIRRAGKRMHDLRYGRDSN; this is translated from the coding sequence GTGTTCGCTGATGCTCTTGCTACCCTGAAAAAGGAATTCCGCTGGGATTCAGTGCCTTTCCGTCATGCTCTTAAGGCTGCGGCGGCAATTACCTTTGCCATTGTTGCCGCCCGTTTTCTGGAACTTCGCCATGCGGTCTGGCTGCCTATCAGTGTGATTGTGATCATGCGTCCTTCAGTTGGCGGGACATTGCGTATCGGCTGGAAGCGGCTTTGGGGTACAGTCATTGGTGCTGCTATCGGGGTTGGCATTCTGTTTCTTGAGCCGGGTACCCCCGTTCTTGCGGGATTGATTGTTCTTTCCTTTTTTCTGATGATTCTAGTGAGAGTCTTCAGCTATACCGTATTTTCCTGCTCCTTGACTGTGGGGGTAATCCTTTTGCTGGGAGTACTCTTTACTGACGGCTGGCAGTTCGGGCTGGAGCGCATTCTGGATACTGTTCTGGGCGTAGTTATAGGTATTGCTGCTTCCTTCGGGGTCTGGCCTAATATGGCCCGTAAAAATCTACGTGCGAAAATGGCTAATCTGGTTGAATTGCAGTCCACGCATTTTAAGATTCTTTCCGAATCATATCTGCACGGCGGAATAACTGAGGCCAGAATTGTTGAGACCCGAATTGAAGCTTCCAACATGCTCGACACCTGCGCAGAGTCCTTTCGCGAGGCAGCGGCAGAACCGGGATTGCAGGGTTGGCAGCGGAGTGAATTGACTCGCCTGATCCGCACTTTCACTCGAATGCACAGTCTGCTTATGACCATGTCGACCATTATCCGCCGGGGATACGGAGGTCCGTTGCCGTCCATTGCAGACGGAATGTCCGAGGTGCTAGGCGCAACAACTAAGTATTATGAATGGCTTGAATGTTATTCTCTGAATCCTGAGGATTGCCCTGAGGAGCCTGATTTTGATAAGGCTATCGATAACTTCATGGGGGCCGTCGGGGATGCCCGTGTCAGGGGTGACTTTGAAGACGTACCTCTTGAGCGGCGTAACAATATTTCTGCA
- a CDS encoding FUSC family membrane protein has translation MHKIISEFYRIFIRPVDPGLFMTKYAAKSICACLVALLLAYLVGMSTKFLQWSVYGSMVVVVFRAGSTLAKRKAVARCLALAVMCLVPVSTVVGNYSLLLEVYLFALAFAVFFAPVLGVAAATAAIGTLIVNLLALTSPDTFLVGMERSGAVLFGATVSYLFIFYLWPMKPEKVLTRAGAVALTDIGDYFRAVASSTGSKDDLKEIAEIHERSVESVRRYRRFMEAINVDPVKELGSYEGPSALYALLVRMIEAVVGLSNSRQFAEHSPVFKDMRFKFSDIAGRSSVAFDVLAANLSTGRGEVDLRGIDEGIADLESELLRLGAYKRDDGLRNEFLEAWGAIYGLRNLSMEFAEMSKLCCKGGACSVR, from the coding sequence ATGCATAAAATAATCTCAGAGTTTTACAGAATCTTCATCAGGCCGGTTGATCCGGGTCTGTTCATGACCAAGTACGCGGCAAAATCTATTTGTGCCTGCCTTGTGGCATTGCTGCTGGCTTATCTGGTGGGCATGAGCACAAAGTTCCTGCAATGGTCGGTTTACGGCTCCATGGTAGTGGTTGTGTTTCGTGCAGGTAGCACCCTTGCCAAGCGTAAGGCTGTGGCCCGCTGTTTGGCTCTTGCGGTAATGTGTCTTGTGCCTGTCTCAACCGTTGTCGGTAATTATTCCTTATTGTTGGAAGTGTATCTTTTTGCGCTGGCCTTTGCTGTATTTTTTGCTCCGGTTTTAGGAGTGGCAGCCGCAACTGCTGCCATCGGCACACTTATCGTTAACCTGCTGGCTTTAACCTCTCCGGATACGTTTCTGGTGGGGATGGAACGGTCAGGAGCGGTGCTTTTTGGTGCTACTGTTTCTTATCTATTTATTTTTTACCTCTGGCCCATGAAACCGGAAAAAGTTCTTACTCGCGCCGGGGCTGTTGCTTTGACTGATATCGGTGATTACTTCCGCGCCGTGGCCTCATCTACAGGCAGCAAGGATGATTTAAAAGAGATTGCTGAAATTCATGAGCGGTCTGTAGAATCCGTGCGCCGTTATCGTAGATTCATGGAAGCTATTAATGTGGACCCGGTCAAGGAATTGGGTAGCTATGAGGGCCCGTCTGCTTTGTACGCATTGCTGGTGCGGATGATTGAGGCCGTTGTAGGGTTGTCCAATAGTCGCCAGTTTGCCGAACACAGTCCTGTTTTCAAGGATATGCGTTTTAAATTCAGCGATATTGCAGGGCGCAGTTCCGTGGCTTTTGACGTGCTGGCGGCAAACCTGTCCACTGGCAGGGGAGAGGTTGATCTGCGAGGTATTGACGAAGGTATTGCTGATCTTGAAAGTGAATTGCTTCGACTGGGTGCCTACAAGCGTGACGACGGTTTGCGTAATGAATTTCTCGAAGCTTGGGGAGCCATCTACGGGCTGCGTAACCTGAGCATGGAGTTCGCTGAAATGAGCAAACTCTGCTGCAAAGGAGGGGCCTGCAGTGTTCGCTGA
- a CDS encoding type 1 glutamine amidotransferase domain-containing protein → MKLNGQRVLMFIDNVFEDMELLYPYYRLIEEGAEVVVAGPEYGEVYTGKNGYPFKSTAAIDDMNADDFDLLVIAGGFAPDKLRRDPKVLELTREIHEAGKVVAHICHGGWIPISAKIMKGYKCTSTPGIKDDLENAGAKWVNEEVVVDRNQVSSRKPDDLPAFCREIIKLAAK, encoded by the coding sequence ATGAAATTGAACGGCCAGCGTGTCCTGATGTTTATAGATAATGTTTTTGAGGATATGGAACTTCTTTACCCGTACTATCGCTTGATTGAGGAAGGTGCTGAAGTGGTTGTTGCCGGACCGGAATACGGTGAGGTCTATACCGGCAAGAATGGTTATCCTTTCAAATCTACAGCAGCTATCGATGATATGAATGCAGATGATTTTGATTTGCTGGTCATAGCAGGCGGTTTTGCTCCTGATAAATTGCGCCGCGATCCTAAGGTGCTGGAGTTGACCCGAGAAATCCATGAGGCTGGCAAGGTTGTAGCTCATATATGTCATGGCGGCTGGATTCCTATCTCTGCCAAAATTATGAAAGGCTACAAATGCACCTCCACCCCCGGAATAAAGGACGATCTTGAGAATGCAGGGGCTAAATGGGTAAATGAAGAGGTCGTAGTTGATCGTAATCAGGTTTCATCACGCAAACCGGACGACCTGCCCGCATTTTGCCGCGAGATAATTAAGCTGGCAGCCAAGTAG
- a CDS encoding rhodanese-like domain-containing protein: protein MKLVWNKQELPNKGWWKLTRKYVVSKFRKQTYGVIDSSELEDLLNSEKQLTIVDCRLEDTYCKFGHIPGAVSYPITLFENDCPEIERDRQLVVVCYFGFVCQLAARKLGAQGHKDVLILKGGMDAWNIKNRPLELL, encoded by the coding sequence ATGAAATTGGTTTGGAATAAGCAGGAATTACCGAATAAAGGGTGGTGGAAACTGACCCGTAAATATGTGGTTTCAAAGTTCAGAAAGCAGACTTATGGAGTGATTGATTCATCTGAGTTGGAAGATTTGCTCAATTCAGAAAAGCAGCTGACAATAGTTGATTGCAGGCTTGAGGATACATATTGTAAATTCGGACATATCCCCGGAGCTGTTAGCTACCCAATTACTTTATTTGAAAATGATTGTCCGGAAATTGAGCGTGACAGGCAGTTGGTTGTGGTTTGTTACTTCGGGTTTGTCTGTCAGCTGGCAGCACGTAAACTGGGTGCGCAGGGGCATAAGGACGTTCTTATTCTGAAAGGTGGAATGGATGCGTGGAATATAAAAAACAGGCCGCTTGAATTACTTTAA
- a CDS encoding TetR/AcrR family transcriptional regulator — MTNIKGKRQSERSRKQIKEALQKLLRSKSYGEISVGEIVEQADVGRSTFYRHFKSKADVMVDLHGDMFAKIFEELHSPEDWLAGHSAKIICKMFDTHLNSQATKTSIAGNIGADLDYIMRGVVSLLGKSIQTGLEKTFANTSSSVPFPVTASSIAGIYGMTFMTWKGTFPEISGEELADHVQRLIGAVIRESVAE, encoded by the coding sequence ATGACCAATATAAAAGGTAAAAGACAGTCAGAGCGCAGCCGCAAGCAGATCAAAGAAGCTTTGCAGAAGTTGCTTCGGAGTAAAAGCTACGGAGAAATTTCAGTCGGAGAAATTGTTGAACAGGCAGATGTAGGACGTTCTACTTTTTATCGCCATTTCAAAAGCAAAGCAGACGTGATGGTCGATCTTCACGGAGACATGTTCGCAAAGATCTTTGAAGAATTGCATTCGCCGGAAGACTGGCTTGCAGGACATTCAGCAAAAATAATATGTAAGATGTTCGATACCCACCTGAACTCCCAAGCCACTAAAACCTCCATTGCCGGTAATATTGGTGCCGATCTCGATTACATCATGCGTGGAGTTGTCAGTTTATTGGGTAAGAGCATTCAAACAGGTCTTGAAAAGACATTCGCCAACACATCATCCAGCGTCCCATTCCCGGTGACTGCCAGCAGCATTGCAGGAATTTACGGAATGACCTTCATGACATGGAAAGGGACATTCCCGGAGATTTCAGGCGAGGAACTGGCCGACCATGTGCAGCGCTTAATAGGAGCAGTTATACGGGAAAGTGTAGCAGAATAA
- a CDS encoding amino acid ABC transporter ATP-binding protein, giving the protein METILELKKIVKKFGSLTAVNHIDLKIARGEKVVIVGPSGSGKSTLLRTMNFLETIDSGEIQFEGKPCGYIYKDGNPVLDSQKNLCALRSEIGMVFQQFNLFPHMTVLQNVMEGQVTVLGKSKEEAREVALQMLEKVGLSDRATVYPVTLSGGQKQRVAIARALAMKPKMMLFDEPTSALDPELVGEVFDTIRSLADDGMTMVIVTHNMGFAREVADTVIFMETGDFVAKGAPAEFFSAESQHPRIKEFMDKLL; this is encoded by the coding sequence ATGGAAACAATTTTAGAACTCAAGAAAATCGTCAAAAAATTCGGCAGTCTTACTGCGGTCAACCATATCGACCTCAAGATTGCCCGTGGCGAGAAAGTGGTTATAGTCGGTCCCAGCGGATCCGGTAAATCCACCTTGCTTCGGACTATGAACTTCCTCGAAACCATTGATTCCGGGGAAATCCAGTTCGAAGGCAAGCCCTGCGGCTACATATATAAAGACGGTAATCCGGTGCTGGATTCCCAGAAGAATCTCTGTGCCCTGCGTTCCGAGATCGGTATGGTTTTTCAGCAGTTCAACCTTTTTCCGCATATGACTGTTCTTCAGAACGTTATGGAAGGGCAGGTGACTGTGCTTGGCAAGTCCAAGGAAGAAGCCCGTGAGGTTGCGCTTCAGATGCTGGAAAAGGTCGGTCTTTCCGACCGTGCCACCGTTTATCCGGTAACCCTTTCCGGTGGTCAGAAGCAGCGTGTAGCTATTGCCCGCGCGCTGGCCATGAAGCCGAAGATGATGCTTTTCGATGAACCCACTTCCGCTCTCGACCCGGAACTGGTCGGTGAAGTGTTTGATACCATCCGTTCTCTGGCTGACGATGGCATGACCATGGTTATCGTTACCCACAACATGGGTTTCGCCCGTGAAGTTGCCGATACCGTAATCTTCATGGAGACCGGGGATTTTGTCGCTAAGGGAGCTCCCGCAGAATTCTTCTCTGCTGAGAGTCAGCACCCGCGAATCAAGGAATTTATGGATAAGTTACTCTAA
- a CDS encoding amino acid ABC transporter permease (The N-terminal region of this protein, as described by TIGR01726, is a three transmembrane segment that identifies a subfamily of ABC transporter permease subunits, which specificities that include histidine, arginine, glutamine, glutamate, L-cystine (sic), the opines (in Agrobacterium) octopine and nopaline, etc.), producing MINSNNKLGKSGALASLFLLFALLIFPAVSSAAVDADALLKQARDALTVGQIDQAQSLFKQVPAPGPEGDDGQFVYSRMQLARISYSMKDAGKAREFAEQVVAVYPDNVEAKNFLTSLDRETKPEWQKTLEDCKRFMPNLLKGATMTLVLVFFTMIVSPIGGLFIALGKISRMQPFMAISWFIIWFFRGTPLLLQLFFIYYGLPAIGITLSPLAAALIGLGINYSAYLAEIIRAGIESIDDGQTEAAKALGMTYGQTMRRVIIPQTYKRIIPPIANEFIALIKDTALVSTIAMVELMRAADQMFNAYFNVTVLVMAAVIYLIFTSVFTFFFEKIEYKVGVYERR from the coding sequence ATGATTAATTCAAATAATAAACTCGGAAAGAGCGGGGCGCTTGCCTCGCTCTTTCTGCTGTTTGCACTTCTGATTTTTCCGGCTGTATCATCAGCCGCTGTTGACGCTGACGCACTGCTCAAGCAGGCCCGTGATGCTCTGACCGTTGGTCAGATTGATCAGGCTCAGTCTTTGTTTAAACAGGTTCCCGCACCCGGTCCTGAAGGGGATGACGGGCAGTTTGTTTATTCTCGTATGCAGCTGGCGCGCATCAGCTATTCCATGAAAGATGCGGGCAAGGCCCGCGAATTCGCAGAACAGGTTGTTGCCGTTTATCCGGACAACGTTGAAGCGAAAAATTTCCTGACCTCTCTTGACCGCGAGACTAAACCTGAATGGCAGAAGACCCTTGAGGACTGTAAGCGATTCATGCCTAATCTGCTCAAGGGTGCGACAATGACCCTCGTGCTGGTCTTCTTTACCATGATCGTTTCACCCATCGGCGGCCTTTTTATCGCCCTTGGCAAGATCAGCCGCATGCAGCCTTTTATGGCTATCAGCTGGTTTATTATCTGGTTCTTTCGCGGTACACCGCTCCTGCTGCAGCTCTTTTTTATCTATTACGGTCTGCCTGCAATCGGCATTACCCTTTCTCCGCTGGCTGCGGCACTTATCGGTCTGGGTATTAACTATTCTGCGTATCTTGCTGAGATTATCAGGGCCGGTATCGAGTCCATTGATGACGGCCAGACCGAAGCAGCAAAAGCGCTGGGTATGACTTACGGCCAGACTATGCGCCGGGTTATTATTCCGCAGACATACAAGCGGATCATCCCGCCCATTGCCAACGAATTTATCGCATTGATCAAGGATACCGCGCTGGTTTCCACCATTGCCATGGTCGAACTCATGCGTGCTGCGGACCAGATGTTCAATGCTTACTTTAACGTAACCGTGCTGGTAATGGCTGCTGTCATCTACCTTATTTTTACCTCCGTATTTACTTTCTTCTTCGAGAAGATAGAATACAAGGTCGGGGTATACGAGAGGCGCTAA
- a CDS encoding amino acid ABC transporter substrate-binding protein, which translates to MKRVLVLMVAMMLAFATTAMAGDGSLEKVQKAGKLVIGLDDTFAPMGFRQDDGTLVGFDVDAAEEVGKRLGIKIEWQPTAWSGVIHSLNAKKFDCIWNGMTITPEREKAVSFSKPYIMDGQIAVIAMGNKSIKAHKDLGGKVVGVQKGSPALEAAKSLKPAPKEIREYDTNVKALLDLESGRLNGVVVDNIAGRYSMAQRPGKYLALPGYITSEAFGIAFRQGEDSLRAAVQKTIDAMIADGTMGKISRKWFGEDVTNPAKW; encoded by the coding sequence ATGAAAAGGGTATTAGTTCTCATGGTTGCAATGATGCTGGCATTCGCAACCACCGCAATGGCTGGTGACGGTTCTCTCGAAAAAGTACAGAAAGCAGGCAAGCTTGTAATTGGTCTTGATGACACTTTTGCACCCATGGGCTTCCGTCAGGATGATGGAACTCTGGTTGGTTTTGACGTGGACGCAGCTGAAGAAGTTGGTAAGCGCCTCGGCATTAAGATTGAATGGCAGCCCACTGCATGGTCCGGCGTTATCCACTCCCTGAATGCAAAGAAATTTGACTGCATCTGGAACGGCATGACCATCACCCCCGAGCGTGAAAAAGCAGTTTCTTTTTCCAAGCCTTACATCATGGACGGCCAGATCGCTGTTATCGCTATGGGCAACAAGTCCATCAAGGCTCACAAAGACCTCGGCGGCAAAGTTGTCGGCGTACAGAAAGGTTCCCCCGCTCTTGAGGCTGCTAAATCCCTCAAGCCCGCTCCCAAGGAAATCCGCGAGTACGACACCAACGTTAAAGCTCTGCTTGACCTCGAATCCGGTCGTCTTAACGGCGTAGTTGTCGACAACATTGCCGGTCGTTACTCCATGGCTCAGCGTCCTGGTAAGTACCTTGCGCTTCCCGGTTACATCACCAGCGAAGCTTTCGGTATTGCTTTCCGTCAGGGTGAAGATTCCCTGCGCGCTGCAGTGCAGAAGACCATCGACGCTATGATCGCAGACGGAACAATGGGTAAAATCTCCCGCAAGTGGTTCGGTGAAGATGTCACCAACCCCGCTAAATGGTAA
- a CDS encoding Hsp20/alpha crystallin family protein: MPNLTSWGSREIERLKTDMDRLFNSLCHDYGIPSVCGIIDCTPQTSMREDGDALEVSTTMPGFHAEDLEVKVTETSMTISGEKKVTFEGGRQTNHFKKTLPLPCRVDPDNVSATFKDGVLKIVLNKCVIKPQKVISITSE, encoded by the coding sequence ATGCCAAACCTTACTTCGTGGGGAAGCCGAGAAATTGAAAGATTAAAGACCGATATGGACAGGCTTTTCAACAGCCTTTGCCACGATTACGGCATCCCTTCCGTCTGCGGAATCATTGATTGTACGCCACAAACCAGCATGAGAGAGGATGGTGACGCTCTTGAAGTGAGTACCACCATGCCCGGATTTCATGCCGAAGACCTTGAAGTTAAAGTTACTGAAACTTCCATGACTATTTCCGGAGAAAAAAAGGTGACCTTTGAGGGAGGACGCCAAACAAATCATTTCAAAAAGACTCTTCCTCTGCCCTGCCGGGTGGACCCTGACAATGTAAGCGCTACCTTCAAAGATGGAGTACTTAAAATTGTACTCAACAAATGCGTAATCAAACCTCAAAAGGTTATTTCCATAACATCTGAATAG